Part of the Bacillus sp. THAF10 genome is shown below.
CAAAATATGGTGTTCATTAATATTTAAGTCATAAGGCTTAATCCATTGTTGCCAGTCTTTCTCGATTGTCTTCCATAGGGCTTTACTAAGCTGTGCGACACGCTGGCTAAATAGCATCGCCTCTTTCAATGAATACTGTCCATTTTGGGTATTCACAAACTCACCTACTTTTTTCTAATATATTACTATCTATTATGACAATAAAATAAAAATTAATAAAGGTCAAAATTTACAAAAAATTAAAATTTTTTTATTTTGTTGTATTTTTCTCTATTGATTTCTCAAGCTTTTCTAACTCTTTCTCTAATGCTGCAATATTTTGCTGGATGGATTCCTGGTGTGGTTTAATGCTGTTTTTCCATAAATCCACAGAAATCTTTACTTCGTTTGTAAGATCTCCGACGGTTGCTTTTCCTTCTTCCATCGCTTCTGTAAGTTGATTTTTCACGTTTATTGCTTCTTGTTTCACCTCATCGAGTGCAAGTTGAATGTTTCGTTTAGTGTTTTTAACTTTTAAACGTGCTTCTGCACCAGATGCAGGGGTCGTTAGAAGGGTAGAAACTCCAGCTATTGCTCCACCAATAAGTACACCATAGATGAATGATTTCCCATTCATGCAAATCACCTCATATTAAAAATTATGTGAATATAGTTCAATACCCCAAGATTATTATATAATTCAACATTTACGAAAAAAATCCTCTTTTTAATGTTTCCATTCTTTGCATTTTTTATTGATAGGGTTTGCATACAACCATTACATAAGCTTGTATGTTCGTGCATAGTTATAGGGTAGGAAATGAAAATGGGAGGCGAGAAAAAGTGGCAGGCATAGCATTTATATTATTCATCCTTAGTAGCTTGCTTTTATTTGGAGGGGGTAATTATTTTTTGGCGTCCCAAAGAGCAGGAGCTTACCCACCAAAGAGAGTGTTACAGCAAAAAGCGATGGCAGTGGGAGGAGCAGGAGCAGTATTATTCTTATTAGCTATATTTGCGATTATGATTGTATAGAAATGAAAATGGGGAATTCCGTTAACTGGAATTCCCCATTACTTGTTATTCTGTAGCTGTAATTAGATTGGAACGCTTCGCGATAGAGGTAACGATCGGATATAAGAGTAGCATTAATCCAATATTTAAAGCAGCTGTAGGTAAAACGGTGGAAACCATTAGTACCGTAAAGGTTCCTCCGCCAGGTAAGCCCACAAGAGTAAGTGCTGCATATAAGAAGATTGCACCAGATAGTAGGGTGCCAATCGCAGTTAATACTCCTGCTTTTATTAATGGGCGATCAATTTTTTTAAGTGAAATCAGCATGATAAAGAACAAAAATGCTGCTATTGGTTTATCAATCATATTTGGAATTTGTCCACCTGGAAAGGTAGTAGTCATTGCAGAAATTAACCCAGTTACCACTCCTAGCAGCAATACATTTTTCTTTTCAGGAAAAAGTAAAATTCCTAAAAACATCATCGTTAATGCGACATCAGGTTTCATCCCAAGTACAAATCCTGGCACAATGGTGTGCAATACTGCACCAATGCCAACTAATAATGAAAGTGACACTAAAACTTTCGTATTCATTTCTCATCTCTCCTCAACTAATCTTTTAAAAGTTTAATCTCATTAGTACACTCATTGTCTAATGCAGATTAATAGTTACAAGTATATAATTTTATTGTTTTTTTGAAAAGGGAAAAGTGATAACTGCTAATATTTGGACTGATATTTTTTCATAAATTCGGCCAAGGCGTAGCAGGAGTCTAATGGAACAGCATTATAAATCGATGCTCGACAACCTCCCACAAGTCTGTGACCGTTTAACCCAACAAATCCATGTTCTTTCGCTTCTTGTAAGAAGTCAGTAATGAGCTCTTCGGATTGGAGTCTGAATGTGACATTCATGCTTGATCTTGACTCTGTTGATGATGTGCCAGAATAAAAGCCTTCACTGGAGTCAATCGTCTCATACAGTAAGCTTGCTTTTTCCCGATTATTTTTTTCAAGGGTAGCGAGTCCTCCGTTTTCTTTTACCCATTCTAAAACAAGTGAGAGCATGTAAATAGAAAAGGTGGGAGGGGTGTTATATAACGATTTATTTTTTGCATAGGTTTGATAGTTTAACATTGTTGGGATATCAGGAGGGCAATGTTCAAGCAAAGCCTTCTTAATAATCACCACCGTGACACCAGATGGACCGAGATTCTTTTGAGCACCTGCATAGAGGAGAGAGAAATCTTCTATCTCTATCTTTCTGCTTAACATATCACTCGACATATCTGCAATAAGTGGAATGTCAGCTGGCAGGCTTGGATACTTGCTCCACTGTGTTCCAAAGATGGTATTGTTACTTGTGAGATGAAGGTATGCTGGCTCATTTGACAGCTCTAACTCTTGTGGAATACGGCAATAATTATCATCCTTAGAAGAGGAAGCGATGTGGGTGTGGCCAATCTTCTTCGCTTCTTTTAAGGCTTTTTCAGACCATGACCCGGTTAAAGCATAGTTGGCAATTTTTCCTTCTGGTAGAAAATTGAGCGGTATAGCTGAAAATTGCAGGCTTGCTCCACCTTGCATAAACAAGACTTCGTATGTATCAGGAATGTTCATAAGTTCTTTAATAAGTTGAGATGCGTTATCTTGAACTCTTTCGTATTCCTTACTGCGATGACTTAGTTCCATCACTGACATTCCTGTTCCATCAAAATTCATAAACTCTTGTTGGGCTTTTTGCAATACTGCCTTTGGAAGTGCTGCAGGGCCAGCATTAAAATTATAGGTACTCTTCATCCCGTTAACCTCCTAAAGTGTCTGAAAATATTAATATATATCCTAACATGAATTGTGTTAGAATACATAAAAGATTTCGAAAAAAGACAGGAGATTTTTTTATGTATCGAGAGCATAAACCGATAAACCTTAGTCCATATGACCATCCTGATATTTATCCAGGGCCAAGACCAGCAAGCTCTTTTTTATTTTGGCAAGGAAGGGCGCATCGTCTAAACGTTCACAAGGACTTATCGTTAGCTGAGCAAGAAATTCACCTTTCTAAGGTAGATCATATTTTGGGAAGCCTTGCTTTTCACTCTCAGGAAAAGGTGAAAGTAGGAAAGTTCTTTGGTGAAAAGTCCTGGCAGGAAAAAGTACCAGTTATTGCCTATGGCTCGAATGTGTGCCTTGCGCAGCTTCAATATAAATTTCAGCTCCGTCCTGCAGAAGATGACGCATTCCTCTGTATTAAGGGCGAAATAGTGGATTCAGATATCGTGTATGCACCATTTCTCGCTCCTTATGGTTCATTACCGGCTGTGATAGCTCCTGTACAAGGAGCAAACTGTGAAGTATGGGTGACGTTCATAGACAAAAAGCAGTTGGAGTTAATCAATTCAACGGAAAAGGGCTATGAATTCAGGGAGCACGCAGGAAAGAAGGTGCATCTTGATACAGGAGAAGTATATGACAAAGTATATGCTTACTACTATCCAGAAGCATTGTTATGGCAGGGAGATCTCAGAAGGTTTGCAGATATCCCAGGATCAAGCAGGCTAAAATCTGTCTGGCAGTGTGACATGCTGAATGAATTAAAGCATGAAGTAGAGCATAAAGGAACAAGGGAGGAGTTTATTCATCTACTAAGGTGGGACCGAAGCTATCGGGATTTTGTGGAAGATTACCTACAAAGGAACTGCACCTTTAGATTTGAGCATCCTGACTGGCAGCCCTGTGAGCAGATTATTACCATTGGAGAAATGAGAAAATAGACGTGGAAAAGCCTTCTTCTCCACGTCTAGAATAGTTTATTTTATGCCTTCGGAAATTTGGGACGATAGGTTTTGCAGGTCTTCTGGTGTATAGTCACTTTGATTGGATTTCCAGACTGCTCCAAAGCCATCCCCTTTACCATAGCGTGGCAGAATATGCATATGGTAATGGAAGACTGACTGACCAGCAGCTTCTCCATTGTTATTTAAGAGGTTCAGGCCAATTGGGTTGAATTGCTCTTTAATTGAAGTTGCAATTTTAGGCACTACTTTAAATAGCTTTTCGGCGATTTCAGGGGTTAATTCATAAATGTTTTCTTTATGTACTTTTGGAATAACGAGGGTATGACCTTTTGTTACTTGGCTGATATCTAAAAAGGCAAGCACATCTTCGTCCTCGTAAACCTTGGCTGCTGGAATAGAACCATCGATAATTTTACAAAAAATGCAATCGCTCATCATCTTCACCTCAACTTTTATTTTCTCTATATTACCATGTTTGAGACAAGTATCATAATCTAATCCTAACATAACAAAACAAGCAAGAGCGTAGGCTCCTGCTTGCATAGAAGGGGATAGAGGCATCAAGCTTCCCTACCCTAATAAGGAGAAGCTTTTTACGAACAACATTTTTCATTCAAACAACTGTGTTTGATAAACACCTCATCTGATTCTAAAAATGCGTCTAATCGTCAGCTTTCCTGTTCAATACAATCATCCCCTTGTTACATTAGTTTCACAACTAGAGTAACGTGGAAGCGACATTAAAGTCTCTTTGATGAACACCTCATTTTCAAAATGATTCATCACAGGCAACAGCTAGTAAAAGTGTCTCCCGTAAGCACCTCATTTCACAATGGTTGGAGCTCATGTTTCTGATGATTGTTTTCGGCTTTGCGAATCGGTTAAGTCCCGCAACGACCGAGAGTGTCTTAACGCTTTTTTTACAAAAGAGCAAAACTGTCTTTGACAGTCACCTCATTTATAAGAAGTCATTTAAGGCTTGTTAGCAACTCTATCCCCTTCGTTATATATCTTGCGCAAATCATTTGAAATTATGTTATGGTAAAATTTATATTACAGTACATACTTTGGTTTTTTAGAAAGGATAGATCTAGATGAGTTTATTGGAAATTAACGGGTTAACTGGTGGGTATACAAACCAAGCAGTGTTAAAGGATATTTCCTTTGAAGTCAAACCAAATCAGCTTGTAGGATTAATCGGGTTAAATGGGGCTGGGAAAAGTACCACTATTAAGCATGTGATTGGAACGATGGAACCAAAGAAAGGCTCCATTAAGATAAATGGTCTTTCTATCAAGGAGAATACAACAAAGTATCGTTCAACTTTTACCTTTATTCCAGAAACGCCTATTTTGTATGATGAGCTGACGCTGTATGAGCATCTGGAATTAACGGCAATGGCATATGGGCTTAGTAAAGAAACCTTTGAAGAAAGGCTACATCCTTTGTTAAAAGAGTTCAGAATGGAAAAGCGATTAAAGTGGTTTCCAGCTCATTTTTCAAAAGGGATGAAACAAAAGGTAATGATTCTTTCTGCCTTTTTAGTAGAGCCTAAATTATATATAGTCGATGAACCATTTGTTGGACTAGATCCATTAGCAATTCATGCGCTATTAGAAATGATGGACAAGGTCAAAAAGAGTGGAGCTGGAATATTGATGTCCACTCACATTTTGGCGACAGCAGAGAAATACTGTGATTCTTTTGTTATATTGCATGAGGGAGAAGTACGTGCGAAAGGAACGCTTCAGGAGTTAAGACAGCAATTCAACCTGCCGAGTGCTTCTCTAGATGATTTATACATTCAACTGACAAAGGAAGAGAGCAATGTTTAAGGTGGAACAGCTTTGGAAAACAAGATTTAGCCAATATGTAACGGATACACGTAAGTACCTGCAATATATGTTTAACGATCATTTAGTGATTGTCATGATATTTTTGCTAAGTGGCCTGGCACTTGCTTATCAAAACTGGCTTGATGTGGTACCACCTGACTTCCCTTATGCTTTAATCATGGGAGCAGTTTTATCGCTTTTATTAACAAGAGGAACGATTCATACGTTTTTAAAGGATCCTGATCTTGTTTTTCTTTTACCGTTAGAAGAAAAGCTGAAGCCCTATATAAAAAAGTCATTTCTCTTTTCCATTGTTTTAGAAAGCTATTTCTTACTCATCGTGTTTGCTGTTTCGGTGCCATTGTTTCTTACGCTAACAGATACAACTTTCCCTGTGCTGTTATCCATTCTTTTGCTTCTAGTTGGAGTTAAAGCATGGAACCTCTGGCTAGCATGGCTTTTAAATTTATATACCGATAAGAAGGTTCGAAGAGTGGACTGGATTATTCGGTTTGGACTAAATTTCGGCTTGCTTTTCCTGGTTTTTTCAAAAGCGAATGTATTCCTTGTACTTATTCTAATTGGAGCGATGGTTGGTATGCTCTTTTATTTCCAACAAGCGTCCAAAACCATGAACTGGAAATGGGATTTGTTAATTGAAAATGAAACGAAACGGATGCAGTTGTTTTACCGAGTGGCGAATCTATTTGTGGATGTTCCAGGTTTAAAAGAAAAAGTAAAGCGGAGAAGGTGGCTCGATTTCCTTTTAGGCACAGTAGCGTATGAAAATAAAAATGCATATCAGTATTTATATTTGCGTACATTTCTTCGCTCAGGTGACTATTTTGGACTGTTTGCGCGCCTTCTGATTATAGGTATAGCGTTACTTTTGACGCTGCCTGTCGGCTATGCGACCTACTTTATTCCTGCATTCGTGCTTTACCTCACTGGCTTTCAGCTCATTCCGATGTGGAGGCATCATTACAATAAGCTGTGGATTACAATTTATCCTGTGGAAGAGGAACATCGCTCTACTGCCTTTACCAAGTGGATTTTTTACATTTTATCCGTTCAGGCGATCGTTCTTGGTGGGGTAACATTTTTTGTTGCTCCCTGGCATTATGCTTTAGTGAGTATAGCAGGCGGTATTGTGTTTTCTTATCTTTATGTACAGTTTGTTGTAAAAGGAAAGCTAGCCAAGCTATAAATGCGGAGGTTAAGGAGTAGATTAATGTGTACGAAGAGAAGGTGTTAGGGGAAGTAATAAAATGGAAAATGCTGCTTTTGAAAAAGCCATCCATGCTTCAACGAATCTCAAAAGAAGCGCAAAATAAAGTGAATACTTATATTCCCGATAAGGTTCATCACGTGATGACGGAGAGTATCAAGAAAATGGTGCAGGCAACCTTAGTAGGAAGTAATATTTCCACCAAATATAACGTGGAAAATAGTCGTCTCTCTTTGGAAAAAAAGGATGAATTATTGTCGCAAAAACTAAATGTTTACAAGAAAACGGCTGCTGTCGAAGGTGCAGGAACAGGTGCAGGTGGCATTTTACTTGGTATTGCCGATTTTCCTCTCCTTTTATCCATTAAAATGAAATTTTTATTTGAGGTTGCAAACATTTACGGCTACAACATTAAAAATTATGAAGAACGCGTGTACCTTCTGTATATTTTTCAACTCGCATTTTCAAGTGAAAAAAGAAAAAAAGAGGTATTCATGTATTTGGAAAATTGGGAGGAGCATAAAGAAAAGGCTAAAAATCTTGACTGGCGCATCTTTCAACAGGAATACCGAGATCACATAGATTTAATTAAAATGCTACAGATGATTCCTGGACTGGGGGCCATTGTTGGTGCCTATGCCAATTACAATTTTCTTGATCAGCTAGGAAATACGGCGAAAAATTGTTACAGAATGCGAATCCTTAAAGAACTAGGATACAAATAAAAACAGCATGCCAAGATTTCTCCTACAAGGAGCTGGCATGCTGTTTTTTTATTGTTGACTTGTTGGTACAAGGTTTAATTTTTCATGCTGGTGATACATAACCGTAGCAGCCCCTAATGTTTTTGCAGCTACTAAAAGCGCCTTTTCATTTATGTCAAATTTCGGATGGTGATGTGGATAAGCCACCTCTACTCCTTCTGGTTTTGCTCCAGTAAAGAAAAAGGTCCCCTTCACATGCCTTAAGTAGTAGGAAAAGTCTTCTCCGCCCATATGAGGCTCGGTTTCCTCAACAGTTTGAACATCATCAATGGTAGAGGCAACCTCAACTAGATAATCGGTCTCCGCTTTATGGTTTACAACAGCAGGGTAGCCACGGTCAAACACATATTCGTAAGTGGACCCGTTCAACGCACAGGTAGCCTTTGCAACAGTATCAATTTCTGCTTCTATTTGGTCTCGTACTTCATCATTAAATGTCCTAACCGTACCAACAAGCTTTGCCGAATCAGCAATGATATTAAAGGCATTTTCCGCCATGAACGATCCAACGGAAATAACAGCGGAATCGATTGGGTTTACTCTTCTGCTGACAATTTGTTGTAAGTTTAGCACTAATTGAGAGGCGGTCACTACCGCATCTTTTGTTTTATGAGGCTGTGCTCCATGCCCACCAGACCCTTGAACTTTGATAGAAAAACGATCAGCTGCTGCCATTACTGGGCCCACACGATATTGAATAGTTCCTACATCAACACCTGCCCAAAGATGGGTGCCAAAAATCACATCCACATCGTGTAAACATCCATCATTAATCATGGCAATTGCTCCACCTGGTGCATATTCTTCGGCGTGCTGATGAATGAAAACAACGGTTCCTTCTAATTCGTCTTTTAGCTCGTTTAAACATTTGGCAAGCACGAGTAAGGTTGCCGTATGCCCATCATGCCCACAAGCATGCATCACACCATGAACTTTTGACTTATACTCTACGTCTTTTTCATCTTGAATGGGAAGCGCATCAAAATCTGCTCGTAAGGCTACGGTTTTTCCCGGAAGCGCACCTACAATTTTTGCAACAACCCCATTGCCACCAACATTTGTTTGATGAGGAATGCTTAAGTCTGTGTAGTAATCTCCTATGTATTTAGCAGTATGGAATTCTTTGAAAGAAACTTCAGGGAATTGATGTAAATAGCGTCGTATTTCTACCATTTCTTGATAACGACTTTCCAATAGCGCATGTAGTTTTTCTAACATAACCTCTACCATTTCCCTTCACGTGAATTGTTTTTAATTAGTATTCTATATGACTATGAAGAAAAAGAATAGTCATAACTTTCATAAATTTAGTAAAATAAGAGAAGTATGGTGGTTTGAAAGGGGGAATTTGAAATGAAAACAGAAATTAAAACAGGAAGAGAAAAGGGAATGGTAAACAAAAATTGGAGCAGGATAGTTTTGTTCACTATTTGCAGTATGTTTTTTGTATGGTCTTTTACACAAATCATGAAGAAAAGCACAATAGGCTATGACTCTGTGATCCAGGATTTTGTAAAGGGACTCGGAGCAGAAAGTGTCGTTGCGTTTTTTAAAATTTTTACGATGCTCGGGGATAAAACAGGTGTAATTATTGTCTTAGTGATTGCGCTAGTACTGATTTGGTGGAAGAAGAGGGACTATCCGGCAATGGGAGTTCTTGTAGCTGGTGTGATTCTTGTTAATGAAGCGAATAAATGGTTAAAGGACTTTACAGGTAGGGAACGGCCGATGACAGGTCCTGGTGCAGAAAGTCTGAGCTTTCCGAGTGGACATGCCATGGTAGGGTTGTTCTTTTATGGTCTGTTATTATATTTAACACTCGCATATATGACGAAGGGAACTTTTCGAATTGTTGTAGCTGTTTTAGGAGTCCTCTTTATCGCTTTACTTGGTACAAGCAGAATTTTTTTGAATTACCATTATCCATCGGATGTTCTTGCTGGTTATGCAATGGGGTATACTTGTTTGCTTTTAGGTTTAGTTGTTTATGAATGGCTACAAATGCTACTGGTGAAAAGAGAAACGAAGGATGTATCAAATTAATGTCTTCCAGCTTCCCCTAATTTCGTATTTTTCCGACCTGAGACGGATAGAGAAACTAGCTAGAGATTGGGTTTTTTTACCCATCAGAATAGTACAATATAAGTAACCAATGAAAATAGGGGAAGGAGGAAATGAATAAACATGAAAACAGTAAATCAAAAATTATTTGCAATTTTTGTTGTCTTTTTAGGGATTATGCTACTTTTAGTCAACATTGGTATCATTTCCTTGGAAATAAAACAGATTTTTGTCACTTATTATCCTATTCTCATTATTCTTTTAGGATTGAAGCTTTTAATAGACGCACTCTTTCATTACAAAAGCTCATTATTTGTGAGTATTTTCCTGTTATCACTCGGGACTTTATTACTGTTAGATCGGTTAGACTATATGAGGTTTGAATTTCAGATGTTTTGGAAATTATGGCCCCTTTTGATCATATATTTCGGTATTAAGTTATTTGTTAATAAGAGACCTGTTAAATTTCAAGTGACAAAAACGGATGACGACTTAGACGAGATTTTTACAGATTACTCTGAGAATGATGAGGAAGCAGATCAACCTAGAACCGGTACGAAAAGAGTCATTACAATCGGCGATATGAAGATGAATAAGCAAAATTGGCCTGTGGAGCCATTGAAGGTATGGAATGTAGTGGGAGATTATTATTTTGATTTTAGTAAGGCGTACATTCCTGACAAAGAGACACATATTCAAATTAAAGGTGTAGTGGCAGATCTTAAAATGTTAATTCCAGAGGATTTGCCAGTTAAAATCTCTGCAAATGTAAAATTAGGGCAGCTTAGTGTTTTTGGAGACACCTCAGATGGAAAGGGTAATAAGCTTTTTTACGAAACTTCTAACTATGAGGAAGCGACAAGAAAGCTCAACATTATATTAGATATGAAAATAGGAGATGTTCGAATTGATCATGTCTAAGAACGGAAAAAGAATTGAAAGTCTAAGATTTTGGTATATTCGCTCCTTTTTACTAGTTTCCATCGTGTCCTCCTTCTTATTCTTTCTTTTTATGCAAACGATATTATTATTCTATCAAAGAGGCCTGCTAATCAATGTACAATGGAGTGTCCTTCTTACTCTGGTCGCATTTTTGATCACTGTCTTGACGAGCGTTTATATTGGCTATAAGCATAGTAGCTATATGAAGAATAGGCTCGACCGTATCTCCACATTTATCGCTACCTTAACAAGGGGGAAATACTCCGAGAGGATTATTGTTGGAGAAAAGGACGAACTGGGTAGGTTAGCAGAAGATATCAATCAACTAGCCAATAAGATACAAAATCAAGTGAAATCCCTGCAAAAGCTTGCGGAAGAAAAAAATGAACTCGCAATAAAAGCACATAATGCAGCAACTATTGAAGAAAGACAACGGCTTGCACGAGAGCTGCATGATTCGGTCAGTCAACAGTTATTTGCACTAAGTATCATGTCATCTGCGACTATAAGACTGTTTGATTCGCATCCTGAAAAGGCAAAAAAACAGCTCACCGAAATCGCTTCGATTGCTGCCAAAGCGCAAGGGGAAATGAGAGCGTTGTTATTACATTTACGACCAGTGTCCTTAACAAACGATTCCCTTTCTGTAGGGATTCAAAAGCTGCTTGTCGAACTGGAGGAAAGAACGCCAATTTCCTTTCAAAAAGACATTGCTGAAATTGAGAATCTTACGAATGCAACGGAGGACCATTTGTTCAGAATTATTCAGGAAGCCATATCCAACATTCTTCGCCATGCGGATGCTACAAATGTGAAAATAACCATGCAGCAAAAGGGAAGCAATTATGTATACATATTTATAGGTGACAATGGAAAGGGATTTGATTTAAATCAGCACAAGCAGTCTTCTTTTGGATTGCATACAATGAGAGAGCGTTGTGAAGAGATTGGTGGACAGTTCAATATTCGATCTAAAAAAGGGGAAGGAACACATATCGAAATACATGTACCTTTTAGAAAGGAGGAAGGTTGATGGAAAGAATCAAAGTAGCAGTGGTGGACGACCATGATATGGTTAGAAAGGGGCTGCTTGCATATTTAGAGACAGAATCAACGATCGAGGTTGTTGGGGAAGGAAATAGCGGGAAAGCAGCTGTGGAAATTGCCAGACGTGAACAACCGGATGTGATATTGATGGATTTACTGATGGAAGATGGGAACGGTATAGAAGCTACAAAGGAAATTATTGCATTTTTACCAGATTGTAAAATTATTATTATTACGAGTTATTTTGATGATGAACAGGTGTTTCCAGCTATTGAAGCAGGAGCATATAGCTATCTATTAAAAACTGCCAGGGCTGAAGACATTATTGTAGCAATTGGCAAGGCTATGCGCAATGAGCCTGTCATTGAACCAAAAGTGGCCAATAAAATGATGAACAGGTTTCGTACGCCAACGAAAGTTCTACATGATGAATTAACAGATCGTGAGCTTGAGGTACTTATGTGTCTTGGGGATGGTTTAACGAATCAGGAGATAAGTGACTCCCTATATATCGGCGTAAAAACAGTAAAGACACATGTTAGCAATATTTTAAGTAAACTGCAGGTGGCAGACAGAACACAGGCCGCCATCTATGCAAATCGGCATGGAGTTTTAAAAGAAAGAAATTAAGAAAGAGGCTGGGACAAAATTGTTTTAGCCTAAGTAAAAACCGAACTGATTGGAGTATTTGATCTAATCAGTTCGGTTTTTTTAGTATTAAAATATGCTTTTACTTCTTAGATGACACCAGCGGTTGATTGGAGTGCAAGACGTAGACTCCTGTTTAGAGAAGTGGCCAATGTGAGACCCCGCAGGCGAAGCCGAGGAGGCTCACGGGTCACCCGCGGAAAGCGAAGTCTTGCACGGAAATCAATAGCGGTATTTAATGCGGGCATTAATATTGTTCGTTTTTTTGTTTGTGTCTTTAAGTTTTGTCCTAGTCTCTTTTTTAGTCTTGTTGGGCAACGAGATGATAGGTGGTTACATAAGATGGTCGTGGGAAGATTTGTTGCTTTTGGTCGACTCCTTCTGAAGTTCCTCTTTTTTCATGTGCCTTATCATAGGCTTTAGATTCCTGCCATTGTGTAAAGTACTTTACATCTTCCCATAGAGTTAGAATACAATAGGTGTCAGAATTTATAGGACGCAACACCCGAATCGCAGCAAAACCAGGCTCTTTTTCAATAAGTCCTGCTCGCTGGCTAAAGCGATATTCAAATACTGGTCGACCCTCTTCAGAAACAGGAATATTGTTCAGTACGGCAAATTTTCCACGTGACATTTCCCCAACGGCATCTAATATCTCGAACCTTTTTCCTGAATTAAAACTAGACTGTTCATTTGTTTCATGCATCAGGACGGCATTATCCTCTCCATGCATTAACAGTAACTCCCCGTGTCCAATCTCTGATTTTAGATTGTCTAAGTAATCAGCTGTTCCAAACGTCATATAAAAATTCATAGGAAACACACTCCTTCGCGGTTAATATAGGTAAATAAATTACAAAATAAGGGATAGGTGAGAAAAAATTTGTAGAATAAGGTAGAATATAAGTAAACTACTGTCATTGTACCCTATTTATTTAGTGAGCATTACCTTTTGACATACATAATTGATTATTCCCGTTTTACAGGAGGAGGTAAACTACTTTGAAACGTTCCGAACGAAAAAAGCTTCCTTTACTAAAAATAATAAATCTAAAATCCGTAATCTCTCAAAAATATTTTCTTGT
Proteins encoded:
- a CDS encoding YtxH domain-containing protein, whose amino-acid sequence is MNGKSFIYGVLIGGAIAGVSTLLTTPASGAEARLKVKNTKRNIQLALDEVKQEAINVKNQLTEAMEEGKATVGDLTNEVKISVDLWKNSIKPHQESIQQNIAALEKELEKLEKSIEKNTTK
- a CDS encoding tryptophan transporter → MNTKVLVSLSLLVGIGAVLHTIVPGFVLGMKPDVALTMMFLGILLFPEKKNVLLLGVVTGLISAMTTTFPGGQIPNMIDKPIAAFLFFIMLISLKKIDRPLIKAGVLTAIGTLLSGAIFLYAALTLVGLPGGGTFTVLMVSTVLPTAALNIGLMLLLYPIVTSIAKRSNLITATE
- the serC gene encoding 3-phosphoserine/phosphohydroxythreonine transaminase, whose protein sequence is MKSTYNFNAGPAALPKAVLQKAQQEFMNFDGTGMSVMELSHRSKEYERVQDNASQLIKELMNIPDTYEVLFMQGGASLQFSAIPLNFLPEGKIANYALTGSWSEKALKEAKKIGHTHIASSSKDDNYCRIPQELELSNEPAYLHLTSNNTIFGTQWSKYPSLPADIPLIADMSSDMLSRKIEIEDFSLLYAGAQKNLGPSGVTVVIIKKALLEHCPPDIPTMLNYQTYAKNKSLYNTPPTFSIYMLSLVLEWVKENGGLATLEKNNREKASLLYETIDSSEGFYSGTSSTESRSSMNVTFRLQSEELITDFLQEAKEHGFVGLNGHRLVGGCRASIYNAVPLDSCYALAEFMKKYQSKY
- a CDS encoding HIT family protein translates to MSDCIFCKIIDGSIPAAKVYEDEDVLAFLDISQVTKGHTLVIPKVHKENIYELTPEIAEKLFKVVPKIATSIKEQFNPIGLNLLNNNGEAAGQSVFHYHMHILPRYGKGDGFGAVWKSNQSDYTPEDLQNLSSQISEGIK
- a CDS encoding ABC transporter ATP-binding protein, which gives rise to MSLLEINGLTGGYTNQAVLKDISFEVKPNQLVGLIGLNGAGKSTTIKHVIGTMEPKKGSIKINGLSIKENTTKYRSTFTFIPETPILYDELTLYEHLELTAMAYGLSKETFEERLHPLLKEFRMEKRLKWFPAHFSKGMKQKVMILSAFLVEPKLYIVDEPFVGLDPLAIHALLEMMDKVKKSGAGILMSTHILATAEKYCDSFVILHEGEVRAKGTLQELRQQFNLPSASLDDLYIQLTKEESNV
- a CDS encoding ABC transporter permease — its product is MFKVEQLWKTRFSQYVTDTRKYLQYMFNDHLVIVMIFLLSGLALAYQNWLDVVPPDFPYALIMGAVLSLLLTRGTIHTFLKDPDLVFLLPLEEKLKPYIKKSFLFSIVLESYFLLIVFAVSVPLFLTLTDTTFPVLLSILLLLVGVKAWNLWLAWLLNLYTDKKVRRVDWIIRFGLNFGLLFLVFSKANVFLVLILIGAMVGMLFYFQQASKTMNWKWDLLIENETKRMQLFYRVANLFVDVPGLKEKVKRRRWLDFLLGTVAYENKNAYQYLYLRTFLRSGDYFGLFARLLIIGIALLLTLPVGYATYFIPAFVLYLTGFQLIPMWRHHYNKLWITIYPVEEEHRSTAFTKWIFYILSVQAIVLGGVTFFVAPWHYALVSIAGGIVFSYLYVQFVVKGKLAKL
- a CDS encoding EcsC family protein, giving the protein MNVYEEKVLGEVIKWKMLLLKKPSMLQRISKEAQNKVNTYIPDKVHHVMTESIKKMVQATLVGSNISTKYNVENSRLSLEKKDELLSQKLNVYKKTAAVEGAGTGAGGILLGIADFPLLLSIKMKFLFEVANIYGYNIKNYEERVYLLYIFQLAFSSEKRKKEVFMYLENWEEHKEKAKNLDWRIFQQEYRDHIDLIKMLQMIPGLGAIVGAYANYNFLDQLGNTAKNCYRMRILKELGYK
- a CDS encoding amidohydrolase, which gives rise to MLEKLHALLESRYQEMVEIRRYLHQFPEVSFKEFHTAKYIGDYYTDLSIPHQTNVGGNGVVAKIVGALPGKTVALRADFDALPIQDEKDVEYKSKVHGVMHACGHDGHTATLLVLAKCLNELKDELEGTVVFIHQHAEEYAPGGAIAMINDGCLHDVDVIFGTHLWAGVDVGTIQYRVGPVMAAADRFSIKVQGSGGHGAQPHKTKDAVVTASQLVLNLQQIVSRRVNPIDSAVISVGSFMAENAFNIIADSAKLVGTVRTFNDEVRDQIEAEIDTVAKATCALNGSTYEYVFDRGYPAVVNHKAETDYLVEVASTIDDVQTVEETEPHMGGEDFSYYLRHVKGTFFFTGAKPEGVEVAYPHHHPKFDINEKALLVAAKTLGAATVMYHQHEKLNLVPTSQQ